A window of the Euwallacea similis isolate ESF13 chromosome 20, ESF131.1, whole genome shotgun sequence genome harbors these coding sequences:
- the LOC136415612 gene encoding uncharacterized protein isoform X2, with the protein MTEFQNGLPPGWHTKYDENSGRYYYVHHYSKTTTWEDPRTKQRELQGALRHSPNITAEHAPTQEIKIVTRSPLKLRSAKVQDIFLATSKSSTALDESVAKIGAMFPTVSETHIRLLLNKYLHREALVISALQVEKHPITTPGPFSTPPPQRNIYINIKDTLSRAGSPYIGSRIGTQGFRSAGNLHSSPKLKLRYMKSIFPHADETIILECLQNNDNSIQVTSERLSEMGYSKKEKVKSATPTSKSKTVEKQEIPVEKAKTLNPPMKTKTVEDKEKIKQSLRDKYADVPEHLIAMALESVNFDERRANEILKITKEEDTEIMQIRKNYKEKSASELDGALPSSNTKCQIPITQSRQSIKSLLKCEPKKENPNRYSRVIGKNNPDDYKSDNLCSTSGHNNALSKGPNQRLLLENYVQWQGSNKAISKGPQGLSKGSNTALLSRKMYTPCGPNADLRKGATCGLAKGSLFSQMKALIVGESKIN; encoded by the exons ATGACCGAGTTCCAGAACGGTTTACCTCCCGGATGGCATACCAAATATGATGAGAATTCTGGACGATA ttattatgTTCATCACTACAGCAAAACAACCACCTGGGAAGACCCGAGGACGAAACAACGAGAACTACAAGGAGCGTTAAGACACTCACCTAATATAACAGCTGAACATGCCCCGACACAG GAAATCAAAATCGTTACCCGAAGTCCATTAAAACTGCGAAGCGCCAAAGTTCAAGACATTTTTCTTGCAACTTCGAAGTCTTCGACAGCCTTAGATGAATCCGTCGCCAAAATTGGTGCAATGTTTCCCACAGTGTCCGAGACCCACATACGGCTATTACTCAACAA ATACCTTCATAGAGAAGCACTGGTCATTAGTGCACTGCAAGTCGAAAAGCACCCCATAACGACCCCAGGGCCGTTCTCGACACCACCACCTCAAAGAAACATATACATTAACATCAAAGACACATTGTCAAGGGCGGGAAGTCCCTACATTGGATCACGCATAGGCACCCAGGGGTTCCGGAGTGCTGGGAACCTTCACTCGTCACCGAAACTGAAACTGAG GTACATGAAGTCGATTTTCCCACATGCAGACGAAACGATAATTTTGGAATGCCTGCAAAATAACGACAACAGCATTCAGGTGACTTCGGAGAGATTGAGCGAGATGGGCTATAGCAAGAAGGAAAAGGTGAAGTCTGCGACGCCAACTTCTAAATCGAAGACCGTAGAAAAGCAAGAAATCCCGGTCGAAAAGGCCAAAACTCTGAATCCTCCCATGAAAACAAAGACGGTGGaagacaaagaaaaaa TTAAACAAAGCTTAAGGGATAAATATGCAGATGTCCCAGAGCACCTAATAGCTATGGCCTTGGAGAGCGTGAACTTCGACGAACGTCGTGCGAacgagattttaaaaattacaaaggaGGAAGACACCGAGATAATGCAAAtcaggaaaaattacaaaga GAAGTCAGCCTCAGAGCTAGATGGAGCCCTACCGTCCTCAAACACGAAATGCCAGATACCGATCACCCAAAGCCGTCAGTCAATAAAGTCGCTGTTAAAATGTGAGCCCAAAAAAGAGAACCCAAACAGATACAGTAGAGTCATAGGCAAAAATAACCCGGACGACTACAAATCGGACAATCTATGTAGTACTTCGGGACACAACAACGCACTATCCAAAGGTCCAAATCAAAGACTTCTCTT ggaaaattACGTTCAATGGCAAGGCTCCAATAAGGCTATATCAAAAGGTCCCCAAGGACTATCAAAGGGTTCAAACACAGCCTTGCTCTCCCGGAAAATGTACACGCCATGTGGACCAAACGCGGATCTGCGAAAAGGTGCCACATGTGGGCTGGCTAAGGGGAGCCTGTTTAGTCAGATGAAGGCACTTATTGTCGGAgagtcaaaaataaattaa
- the LOC136415612 gene encoding uncharacterized protein isoform X1, giving the protein MTEFQNGLPPGWHTKYDENSGRYYYVHHYSKTTTWEDPRTKQRELQGALRHSPNITAEHAPTQAHILHRSPEIRRNSVYPNHPPPIEAFLANSVPSQEIKIVTRSPLKLRSAKVQDIFLATSKSSTALDESVAKIGAMFPTVSETHIRLLLNKYLHREALVISALQVEKHPITTPGPFSTPPPQRNIYINIKDTLSRAGSPYIGSRIGTQGFRSAGNLHSSPKLKLRYMKSIFPHADETIILECLQNNDNSIQVTSERLSEMGYSKKEKVKSATPTSKSKTVEKQEIPVEKAKTLNPPMKTKTVEDKEKIKQSLRDKYADVPEHLIAMALESVNFDERRANEILKITKEEDTEIMQIRKNYKEKSASELDGALPSSNTKCQIPITQSRQSIKSLLKCEPKKENPNRYSRVIGKNNPDDYKSDNLCSTSGHNNALSKGPNQRLLLENYVQWQGSNKAISKGPQGLSKGSNTALLSRKMYTPCGPNADLRKGATCGLAKGSLFSQMKALIVGESKIN; this is encoded by the exons ATGACCGAGTTCCAGAACGGTTTACCTCCCGGATGGCATACCAAATATGATGAGAATTCTGGACGATA ttattatgTTCATCACTACAGCAAAACAACCACCTGGGAAGACCCGAGGACGAAACAACGAGAACTACAAGGAGCGTTAAGACACTCACCTAATATAACAGCTGAACATGCCCCGACACAG GCACATATCCTGCACAGATCACCAGAAATTAGAAGGAACTCTGTATACCCGAATCACCCACCACCAATTGAAGCTTTCTTAGCCAATTCCGTCCCAAGTCAG GAAATCAAAATCGTTACCCGAAGTCCATTAAAACTGCGAAGCGCCAAAGTTCAAGACATTTTTCTTGCAACTTCGAAGTCTTCGACAGCCTTAGATGAATCCGTCGCCAAAATTGGTGCAATGTTTCCCACAGTGTCCGAGACCCACATACGGCTATTACTCAACAA ATACCTTCATAGAGAAGCACTGGTCATTAGTGCACTGCAAGTCGAAAAGCACCCCATAACGACCCCAGGGCCGTTCTCGACACCACCACCTCAAAGAAACATATACATTAACATCAAAGACACATTGTCAAGGGCGGGAAGTCCCTACATTGGATCACGCATAGGCACCCAGGGGTTCCGGAGTGCTGGGAACCTTCACTCGTCACCGAAACTGAAACTGAG GTACATGAAGTCGATTTTCCCACATGCAGACGAAACGATAATTTTGGAATGCCTGCAAAATAACGACAACAGCATTCAGGTGACTTCGGAGAGATTGAGCGAGATGGGCTATAGCAAGAAGGAAAAGGTGAAGTCTGCGACGCCAACTTCTAAATCGAAGACCGTAGAAAAGCAAGAAATCCCGGTCGAAAAGGCCAAAACTCTGAATCCTCCCATGAAAACAAAGACGGTGGaagacaaagaaaaaa TTAAACAAAGCTTAAGGGATAAATATGCAGATGTCCCAGAGCACCTAATAGCTATGGCCTTGGAGAGCGTGAACTTCGACGAACGTCGTGCGAacgagattttaaaaattacaaaggaGGAAGACACCGAGATAATGCAAAtcaggaaaaattacaaaga GAAGTCAGCCTCAGAGCTAGATGGAGCCCTACCGTCCTCAAACACGAAATGCCAGATACCGATCACCCAAAGCCGTCAGTCAATAAAGTCGCTGTTAAAATGTGAGCCCAAAAAAGAGAACCCAAACAGATACAGTAGAGTCATAGGCAAAAATAACCCGGACGACTACAAATCGGACAATCTATGTAGTACTTCGGGACACAACAACGCACTATCCAAAGGTCCAAATCAAAGACTTCTCTT ggaaaattACGTTCAATGGCAAGGCTCCAATAAGGCTATATCAAAAGGTCCCCAAGGACTATCAAAGGGTTCAAACACAGCCTTGCTCTCCCGGAAAATGTACACGCCATGTGGACCAAACGCGGATCTGCGAAAAGGTGCCACATGTGGGCTGGCTAAGGGGAGCCTGTTTAGTCAGATGAAGGCACTTATTGTCGGAgagtcaaaaataaattaa
- the Cp110 gene encoding centriolar coiled-coil protein of 110 kDa produces MDDPAEKPYVSVIKVNGCPILPPLITSESRKELLKYKQQAVRLEQRLKHFRDLKRNFNELLQFKNSSAHITEPQAGALKNCDKYSCVKPWKTSKLSKALLEVTQFNGSGVKTICSNISLVDGSEGETLLNYDAERLRIRSSRCKSESQDNGEPIKPNDETSPKPRLIRSNSYTLDSPSPVLLEHLRNNLVPAYNTESSNILNSTSPKTNNSSLDNDKVNQENPELTLNLDSPDQSARTVIEEYKSPIIEVYQTDISVQQITVNTNDRAVNDKEAKAEMFFSKNPFQAIEPDGELLNVLKDIPDEYAQQIIDLLKKQHIEQKQRLERYERIQGNNEELESVRSDFSSECKSAESTSNLDVPLQKVHTQSRNCDNLKDLTPLEYSRTPKSIKQVPSSLENRPNTTESLNSNNSAKPPSETLRRSSTFSISPSQSLYYSFTSDSDTIASRLVPCSNSIEENNGRDLKEIELGVLREKNGYLEGVLRHESRRNISRELFQEIDPITNNAIRQEWAASVIGAHVRGYLTRRLLRTEKVQNVIGTIKDVLVCALELHQSENIDEKDVELHRRLINQLSAALYSFHEIFFDLSIKEQMLTISVDRQRKLEKYKWPRPGRGSMRSRSANTTV; encoded by the exons ATGGACGACCCTGCGGAAAAGCCTTATGTATCTGTAATCAAGGTTAATGGTTGCCCCATTTTACCCCCTTTG ATCACCTCAGAATCACGCAAAGAGCTATTGAAATACAAACAACAGGCAGTTCGATTGGAACAGAGACTGAAGCATTTTCGCGATCTTAAACGCAATTTTAATGAACTGCTGCAATTCAAAAACAGCTCTGCACATATCACTGAGCCTCAGGCAGGTgccttaaaaaattgtgataaatACTCTTGTGTAAAGCCTTGGAAAACCAGCAAATTGAGCAAAGCTCTTTTAGAAGTAACACAGTTTAATGGAAGTGGAGTTAAAACCATTTGTTCAAATATAAGCTTGGTTGATGGTAGTGAGGGCGAGACTTTGCTTAATTACGATGCTGAACGTTTGAGAATTAGATCTTCTCGCTGCAAGAGTGAGTCTCAAGATAATGGAGAACCAATCAAACCCAATGACGAGACATCCCCAAAACCACGTCTTATCAGGAGCAACTCATACACTTTAGACAGTCCCAGCCCTGTTCTGTTAGAACATCttagaaataatttagttCCAGCTTACAACACAGAGAGTTCAAATATCTTGAATAGCACTTCTCCAAAGACTAACAATTCAAGCCTTGATAATGATAAAGTAAATCAAGAAAATCCtgaattaactttaaatttagacAGTCCAGATCAGTCTGCAAGAACAGTAATTGAAGAATATAAATCACCAATAATTGAGGTTTATCAGACAGATATCTCAGTTCAGCAGATTACAGTAAATACAAATGACAGAGCTGTTAATGACAAAGAAGCCAAGGCCGAAatgtttttcagtaaaaatccATTTCAAGCTATAGAACCCGATGGGGAGCTGCTGAATGTTTTGAAAGATATTCCTGATGAGTATGCACAACAAATTATTGatcttttgaaaaaacaacataTAGAGCAGAAGCAGAGGCTTGAGAGGTATGAAAGAATTCAGGGAAACAATGAAGAGTTGGAGTCTGTCAGATCTGATTTCAGTTCTGAGTGCAAGAGTGCCGAGAG CACAAGTAATCTTGATGTTCCACTACAGAAAGTCCACACACAATCTAGAAACTGTGATAATTTGAAAGATCTAACTCCATTAGAATATAGCCGCACTCCGAAATCAATTAAACAAGTACCCAGTTCTTTAGAGAATAGGCCAAACACCACTGAATCATTAAACAGCAACAACTCAGCTAAACCACCAAGTGAAACTTTAAGACGTAGCAGCACATTTTCCATTTCTCCGAGTCAATCGCTTTATTACAGTTTTACAAGCGATAGTGACACAATAGCTTCACGATTGGTGCCCTGTAGTAATTcaatagaagaaaataatgGTCGGGATTTAAAAGAGATTGAACTTGGAGTACTTCGGGAGAAAAACGGCTATTTAGAGGGCGTGTTGAGACATGAAAGCAGAAGGAACATTAGCAGGGAACTTTTTCAAGAGATTGATCCAATTACCAATAACGCAATAAGACAG GAATGGGCTGCGAGCGTTATAGGTGCTCACGTTAGAGGTTATTTGACTAGAAGACTTCTCAGAACAGAAAAAGTTCAAAACGTAATTGGCACTATAAAAGATGTGCTTGTGTGTGCGCTTGAACTGCATCAGTCTGAAAATATAGATGAGAAAGATGTTGAACTGCATAGGAGACTTATAAATCAG TTGTCTGCGGCGTTATACTCTTTCCACGAAATCTTCTTCGATTTGTCTATTAAAGAACAAATGTTAACCATATCAGTGGATCGACAAAGAAAACTAGAGAAATACAAATGGCCGCGACCGGGTAGAGGCTCGATGCGCTCAAGATCCGCCAACACGACTGTTTGA
- the Sec71 gene encoding brefeldin A-inhibited guanine nucleotide-exchange protein 1 gives MQSNSKTREMFILRALEKILNDKEIRRSHHSQLKRACEAALEELKKETSQQQPSNDEQSERVSDALPLPRSGEANALTTEKYFLPFELACQSKSARIVTTALDCLQKLIAYGHLTANVPDSTTPGKLLIDRIVETICACFTGPQTDEGVQLQIIKALLTVVTSQHVEVHEGTVLLAVRTCYNIFLASKNLVNQTTARATLTQMLNVIFTRMELEAEMHSDEKFTTNPVITNGEAKFAKESSINIEEGEKVGDTSEDNKDGVADEHLREVEKMAVEILDRIIDDVIVDVDSRLNTSGSITSVNSIEETKSVSSSITRIPSQESLTTNSENDSAITAKFTHILQKDAFLVFRALCKLSMKPLPEGTPDPKSHELRSKILSLQLLLSILQNAGPVFRSNEMFITAIKQYLCVALSKNGVSSIPTVFELSLAIFLALLSNFKLHLKMQIEVFFKEIFLNILETSNSSFEHKWMVIQALTKICGDAQSVVDIYVNYDCDLAAANLFERLVNDLFKVAQGRHAQELGASPNQEKTMKLRGLECLVSILKCMVEWSKDLYVNPNLQSTVGEPQESKETDNVSLKSHGGSTDSLNSSDSGNKEVLDSPEQLEVLKQQKEVWETGIDMFNRKPRKGITYLQEHNLLGSTSEELAKFLHSEERLDKTNIGDFLGDNDDFNKEIMYTYVDQMDFVKLDFVAALRHFLDGFRLPGEAQKIDRLMEKFASRYCECNPNNGLFSSADTAYVLGFSIIMLTTDLHSPQVKNKMTKEQYIKLNRGNTDCKEVPEEYLSQIYDEIAGHEIKMKNTVNKPGKQQINSEKRRKILFNMEMEAISSAAKNLMESVSHVQTPFTLAKHLEHVRPMFKMAWTSFLAAFSVGLQDCDDPEVASLCLDGIRCAIRIACIFHMTLERDAYVQALARFTLLTANSPIMDMKAKNIDTIKTLIMVAHTDGNYLGTSWLDILKCISQLELAQLIGTGVRPEFLSGPGYKPPDPSYKERIGQTSSQSVVVAVDRIFTGSTRLDGDAIVDFVKALCQVSLDELAHPGHPRMFSLQKIVEISYYNMGRIRLQWSRIWQVLGEHFNTVGCSKNEDICFFAVDSLRQLSMKFIEKGEFSNFRFQKEFLRPFEHIMKKNVSPTIRDMVVRCVAQMVNSQASNIKSGWKNIFSVFHLAASDREEVIVELAFQTTGKIISELYDRQFPSMIDSFQDAVKCLSEFACNARFPDTSMEAIRLARSCACYVASAPTMFAEHGGMETDITITEEDRVWVRGWFPLLFSLSCVVNRCKLDVRTRALTVLFEIIKTYGDSFKPHWWKDLFKILFRIFDNMKLPEKHTEKAEWMTTTCNHALYAIVDVFTQYFDVLGPLMLEDLYAQLHWCVQQDNEQLAKSGTNCLENLVNSNGHKFTEDTWEKTCKCMLDIFDSTIPTALLTWKPESMKTTAVIENSELEVKKPVKRSVSFSDQQPPNPDHVLLKNLEIKSVVQLELIQTIDNIVFYPATSKKEDAETLALAAADMTGNGSLTECQREEQGMYRLLSSPHLLKLAECLQQSHKFAKAFNVNHDQRNLLWKVGYRGSVKPNLLKQETQSLACLLRILFKMYGDEGRRQHWHLIEEKLIEVCQEAFAYFLELQSETHRDAWTSLLLLVLTRMLKMPDNRFAVHVSKYYPYLCELMCFDLKAELRSILRRVYLRVGAVFHVTR, from the exons ATGCAATCAAACAGTAAAACCAGAGAAATGTTCATATTAAGAGCATTGGAGAAGATTCTCAATGACAAGGAAATTCGGAGGTCTCATCACTCTCAGCTAAAGAGGGCATGTGAGGCTGCTTTAG AGGAACTAAAGAAAGAGACCAGCCAACAACAACCCTCAAATGACGAGCAAAGTGAGAGAGTTTCAGATGCACTTCCTTTACCTCGCAGTGGTGAAGCAAATGCCTTGACaaccgaaaaatattttctacctTTTGAACTTGCATGCCAAAGCAAGTCTGCTAGGATTGTCACAACAGCTCTAGATTgtttacaaaaacttattgCTTATGGGCATCTAACTGCCAATGTTCCGGATTCGACCACTCCAGGAAAGTTATTAATTGATAGGATTGTTGAGACTATTTGTGCCTGTTTTACTGGACCACAAACTGATGAAG GTGTTCAGCTACAAATAATTAAAGCTCTCCTAACAGTAGTAACCAGCCAACATGTTGAGGTTCATGAAGGAACCGTGCTACTGGCAGTCAGGACCTGCTATAACATTTTCCTTGCTAGCAAAAATTTGGTAAATCAAACAACAGCACGAGCTACTTTAACACAAATgctaaatgtaatttttaccCGAATGGAACTGGAAGCTGAGATGCACTCTGATGAAA AGTTTACCACAAACCCTGTGATAACTAATGGGGaagcaaaatttgcaaaagaGAGTTCTATAAACATAGAAGAAGGAGAAAAAGTTGGTGATACTTCTGAGGACAATAAAGATGGTGTAGCAGATGAACATCTTCGGGAGGTTGAGAAAATGGCTGTCGAAATTTTGGACAGGATCATTGATGATGTTATTGTGGATGTGGACAGTAGGTTAAATACATCAGGATCTATCACATCTGTTAATTCTATTGAAGAAACTAAGAGCGTGTCCTCTTCAATTACAAG aattccCTCACAGGAAAGCTTAACAACAAACAGCGAGAACGATTCTGCAATTACTGCCAAATTTACTCACATACTTCAGAAAGACGCTTTCTTAGTGTTCCGGGCCTTATGCAAACTATCTATGAAACCGCTCCCTGAGGGCACCCCAGATCCAAAATCTCACGAACTCAGATCTAAAATTCTATCGTTGCAGCTGCTTTTGTCGATATTACAAAATGCGGGTCCAGTTTTTCGGTCAAACGAAATGTTCATCACCGCGATAAAACAGTACCTTTGTGTGGCTCTAAGCAAGAATGGCGTCAGTTCAATTCCTACAGTATTTGAGCTGTCTCTAGCCATATTTTTAGCCTTATTGTCCAATTTCAAGTTGCATTTGAAGATGCAGATTGAGGTGTTTTTCAAAGAGATTTTCCTGAATATCTTAGAAACATCGAACTCGTCGTTTGAGCATAAGTGGATGGTGATCCAGGCTTTGACAAAGATTTGTGGTGATGCCCAATCAGTGGTGGATATTTACGTTAACTATGATTGTGATTTGGCTGCCGCCAACTTGTTTGAACGGCTTGTTAATGATCTATTTAAAGTGGCACAAG GACGACACGCACAGGAATTAGGCGCGTCTCCCAACCAGGAAAAAACGATGAAACTTCGGGGCCTAGAGTGTTTAGTGTCTATTCTGAAATGTATGGTGGAGTGGAGCAAAGATCTTTACGTAAATCCAAATCTTCAAAGCACCGTGGGCGAGCCTCAGGAATCGAAAGAAACAGACAACGTATCGCTGAAAAGCCATGGTGGTAGCACTGATAGTCTGAATTCGAGCGATAGTGGGAATAAAGAGGTTTTAGATTCACCTGAACAGTTGGAGGTGTTAAAGCAACAAAAAGAA GTTTGGGAGACCGGCATTGATATGTTCAATAGAAAACCACGGAAGGGCATAACTTACCTACAGGAACATAATCTACTAGGCAGTACTTCAGAAGaacttgcaaaatttttacattccGAAGAAAGACTGGATAAAACCAATATCGGCGATTTTTTGGGCGATAATGATGACTTCAACAAGGAAATTATGTACACTTATGTCGACCAAATGGACTTTGTTAAGTTGGACTTTGTCGCTGCTTTGAGGCATTTTTTGGATGGCTTTAGATTGCCTGGAGAAGCGCAAAAGATAGATCG gCTAATGGAAAAGTTTGCGAGCAGATACTGCGAATGCAACCCAAACAACGGTCTTTTCTCAAGCGCGGACACAGCTTACGTACTGGGATTTTCCATTATCATGTTAACAACAGACCTGCACTCCCCTCAAGTGAAGAACAAAATGACCAAGGAACAATACATCAAATTGAACAGAGGCAACACTGACTGCAAGGAAGTACCTGAGGAATACTTGTCGCAGATTTACGATGAAATTGCCGgccatgaaataaaaatgaaaaataccgTAAATAAGCCAGGCAAACAGCAAATCAACAGCGAAAAACGAAGGAAAATCCTATTTAATATGGAAATGGAGGCCATTTCCTCTGCGGCAAAAAACCTTATGGAGTCGGTCTCCCACGTTCAGACTCCGTTTACCTTAGCAAAACACTTAGAGCATGTGAGGCCAATGTTCAAGATGGCGTGGACGTCATTTTTGGCGGCATTCAGTGTAGGATTACAGGACTGTGATGACCCGGAAGTGGCTAGTCTGTGTTTAGACGGAATTCGATGTGCCATAAGGATAGCTTGTATATTTCACATGACATTAGAGAGAGACGCTTATGTGCAGGCTTTAGCGAGGTTCACGCTGCTTACAGCCAATTCACCAATAATGGACATGAAGGCGAAGAATATCGATACTATTAAAACGCTTATAATGGTAGCCCATACGGATGGCAATTACTTGGGAACGTCCTGGTTGGATATCTTGAAGTGCATATCGCAGTTGGAGTTGGCCCAACTTATTGGTACGGGAGTCAGGCCTGAATTTTTGTCTGGGCCGGGTTACAAGCCTCCTGATCCGAGTTACAAGGAGCGAATAG GTCAAACTAGTTCTCAAAGCGTTGTGGTGGCAGTAGACCGGATATTTACCGGATCAACCCGCCTTGACGGCGATGCCATAGTAGATTTCGTCAAAGCCCTCTGTCAAGTATCTCTAGACGAACTAGCCCATCCGGGACACCCCCGAATGTTCTCCCTTCAgaaaatagttgaaatttCTTATTACAACATGGGTAGAATCCGTTTACAGTGGTCCAGAATCTGGCAAGTGCTAGGGGAGCACTTCAATACAGTGGGATGTAGCAAGAACGAGGATATCTGTTTCTTCGCCGTTGACAGTTTGAGGCAGCTGTCGATGAAGTTTATAGAAAAAGGAGAGTTTTCTAATTTCCGGTTTCAAAAGGAGTTTCTTCGTCCATTTGAGCAtatcatgaaaaaaaatgtttcgccCACTATAAGGGATATGGTAGTCAGGTGCGTGGCACAGATGGTTAACTCTCAGGCCAGCAACATCAAATCAGgctggaaaaatattttctcagtGTTCCACTTAGCTGCCAGTGACAGAGAGGAAGTCATTGTAGAACTCGCCTTTCAAACTACTGGAAAAATAATATCCGAATTGTACGACAGGCAGTTTCCTTCGATGATAGATTCATTCCAGGACGCCGTCAAATGTCTATCAGAATTCGCATGCAATGCCAGGTTCCCGGATACTTCTATGGAGGCTATTCGGCTAGCCCGGTCTTGTGCATGTTACGTAGCTTCTGCACCCACTATGTTCGCAGAGCATGGCGGCATGGAAACCGATATAACGATAACCGAAGAGGACAGAGTTTGGGTACGCGGGTGGTTCCCATTGTTGTTTTCCTTGTCATGCGTAGTGAATAGGTGTAAACTGGACGTTAGAACACGAGCCTTGACGGTGCTATTTGAGATCATTAAGACATACGGGGATAGTTTCAAGCCACATTGGTGGAAggatttgtttaaaatattgttcagaATATTCGACAATATGAAGCTGCCAGAAAAGCACACCGAGAAAGCCGAGTGGATGACCACGACGTGTAATCACGCCTTATATGCCATAGTCGATGTGTTCACGCAGTACTTCGATGTGTTAGGGCCTTTGATGCTGGAGGATCTATACGCACAATTGCACTGGTGTGTTCAACAGGATAACGAACAACTCGCGAAATCAG GTACCAACTGCTTAGAAAATCTAGTCAATTCCAACGGTCACAAGTTCACGGAGGACACATGGGAGAAGACGTGCAAGTGTATGTTAGATATCTTTGATTCAACAATACCAACTGCTTTACTCACATGGAAACCCGAGTCCATGAAAACGACCGCTGTGATAGAAAATAGTGAATTGGAGGTTAAAAAACCTGTGAAACGTTCGGTTAGTTTTTCGGATCAGCAGCCTCCTAACCCTGACCACGTGTTGCTTAAAAACTTAGAAATCAAAAGTGTAGTACAACTTGAACTGATACAAACAATCGATAATATTGTCTTCTACCCTGCAACCTCTAAAAAAGAGGATGCAGAAACTTTGGCCTTAGCAGCAGCTGATATGACGGGGAATGGAAGTCTGACCGAGTGCCAACGAGAAGAGCAGGGAATGTATAGGTTACTGAGCTCTCCGCATTTGTTGAAGTTAGCAGAATGTTTGCAGCAATCACATAA GTTTGCAAAGGCTTTCAACGTAAACCACGATCAACGGAACTTGCTATGGAAGGTGGGCTATCGGGGATCCGTGAAACCGAACCTACTCAAACAAGAGACACAAAGTTTGGCATGTCTTCTGCgcatattattcaaaatgtatgGAGACGAGGGCAGAAGGCAGCACTGGCACTTAATAGAAGAAAAGCTGATAGAAGTCTGCCAGGAAGCATTTGCGTACTTCTTGGAGCTGCAAAGTGAAACGCATAGGGACGCTTGGACATCGTTGTTGTTACTAGTGCTAACTCGGATGCTGAAAATGCCTGATAATAGA tttgcaGTACATGTATCAAAATACTATCCATACCTGTGCGAATTAATGTGCTTCGACCTAAAGGCTGAACTGCGGTCTATACTTAGAAGAGTTTACTTACGAGTTGGAGCAGTTTTTCATGTCACTCGGTAA
- the LOC136415476 gene encoding uncharacterized protein, with product MVRKIGKNHYIASPLNHDSPTPVHVTRSSAYSDGEDSHRALSDRTVSEYTSLPYTIVNERNNRTGYANNSPPQNRYSSSRAPSALSKGSRYDDTGSDIYVTSGAYKAPSEFSRTSRARPSSHYSYRSGAAPSVASRTSRSTVKTGRGSRKAGMTVETMAAPNPFCPNIKGMCCLMLLLNLGIILVTLGFVIVIQFFEPVIVWVFGIIFLIVGFVTLIGSLIYCVVVCRDVKTPSQVNPDELYWTHHWSKTIGASPEIHYKAEEKFGDDRYSDRYSVSKLSGKYSDREKNGRY from the exons ATGGTTCGAAAAATTGGAAAGAACCATTACATCGCATCTCCTCTAAACCATGACTCTCCCACTCCCGTCCACGTTACCAGGAGCTCAGCTTACTCAGATGGTGAGGACAGCCATCGAGCTCTTTCTGACAGAACCGTTTCCGAATATACTTCATTG CCATATACAATAGTTAACGAACGAAACAACCGCACTGGATACGCCAATAACAGCCCCCCACAAAACCGGTATTCCTCCTCGAGAGCCCCTTCGGCTTTAAGCAAAGGTAGCAGGTATGACGACACGGGGTCAGACATATACGTTACCAGTGGGGCCTATAAGGCTCCTTCAGAGTTCAG TCGAACTTCACGTGCTAGACCGTCGAGCCATTATTCATATCGATCTGGAGCGGCTCCTTCAGTTGCTAGCAGAACCAGCAGGAGTACGGTCAAAACTGGAAGAGGGTCCAGAAAAGCTGGAATGACCGTGGAGACCATGGCTGCTCCAAACCCCTTCTGCCCTAACATCAAGGGCATGTGCTGCCTTATGTTGCTATTAAATCTGGGGATCATTTTGGTGACTTTGGGATTCGTTATCGTCATCCAGTTCTTCGAACCGGTCATTGTTTG GGTATTTGGGATAATATTTCTAATAGTCGGCTTCGTAACCCTCATCGGAAGCCTGATATACTGCGTGGTAGTCTGTAGAGATGTGAAAACACCTAGTCAAGTGAACCCGGATGAATTGTATTGGACGCATCACTGGTCCAAAACTATTGGAGCATCGCCGGAAATTCATTATAAAGCTGAAGAAAAGTTCGGTGATGACCGTTATAGTGACCGGTACTCCGTAAGCAAATTGTCGGGGAAGTACTCGGACCGGGAGAAGAATGGAAGATACTAG